The window TCGCTTATCCCTAATCCGTTCGTCGTCCAGGTAAGCTTGGAACCACGACGATGCCTTTCCGATGTCGTGAACGTACGCGAGAGCTTTTACCACCTCTTGGAGTGACTCGCCGTTGGGGGTCGTGGTATCGTTGGGAACGATGTGGTCGACCCGATCCACGACGCCTGTAAGATGGTCGACGAGCGCTCGTGCAGGACGGCCGTTCTCGGCTGGGTGAGAGCGGGGGCCTTCCATCAGGTAAACACCACTGTCCGGCCGTCTACGCGGGCGGCTTCAACGTCGCGGACAGAGAGAGCCTCGGCGTCGGGGCTATAGGCGTATGCGGCGAAGCCACTCGTCGTCCGGCCACCAGAGTCGGTCGTCATGAATGCTGGAGACTCCTCGGCTTCAAACCGAATGTCTGCCTGTGGGATGACCCGTTCGACCCCGTTAGGAATCGTTGAGTCGACCTCGACGATGCTATCGTCGCCACCGTACCCCCGTTCGATGTCGAACTCACCGTGGTACTCGACGTCAGCAAGATACTCCGAGAGTCCCAAGCTGGGGATGTAGTGTGACTTCCCGGCAGCGAGCATCTCTCGTAACTCGGCGTACCGACCGCGGTCAGCGAGTGAGATATCGATTCGGTAGGCAGGATCGACCAGCACCTCGTAGTTGTGTTGCTGGCGTGGCTTCGACGGGTCGGGGAGCTTCACGCTAATCTTCCCTCGGGAGTTGAACGAGTGGAGATGCTCGGTGGCCGTCGAGAGTGTGTTCATCGGCATATTGATCGTCCGGAGCGGTTGTACCGGCTCGATTGCAATCAGCGACTGGTCAGGTCCGAACAACTCGTAGTACTGGTCACGGCCGATGCCGAGCATCGCGGCGAGCAGCCCGGCGACAGTCGTCCGCGGGATGACCCGGTAGGTCTGCTTGACGATGTTGCCCTCAACACGTCGGAAGTGTGCCCACGGGCCCCGGATAGTGAGAGACAAACAACGGTCTTGCCAGTCGCCGCCCGCGGTTGACAACTGATGGCGTTCGTGGTCTTCGGGCATCACTCTGCGTCGACGGCTTCAGGGAGTGTCTCGGTGTGCTCGTCGTAGACATCGATAACATGAACCGAGTCAGTGCCGACTGCCTCTTCGAGTGCCTCGTAGAGCAGTTCCTGCGTACCCAGCTCACCGTCGTACGTGACCTGAAGCACGTCGCTCGCCACAACGTGAACTTGTTCAATTCGGTCGGCAGCGCCAGCTAGTCGGTCGACGAACTCGTCGACAGAGACAGCGAGGTCACGCACGTCACGTAATTCTTCGTCATCTTTGGACCCGGCTTCGTCAAGCGTTAGATCTCGGTCGAGTCCCCCAAGGTGGAAGCTCTCCTCAGCGTACTCCACACGGCAGTACAGCCGGGGCTCTTGTCCCACCTTACTTCGGCTGATCGTCTGGTTCTTAATAGACCGCCAGCAAAGCGTGTCGAGTCGTTCGACGTCTGCGACTGAGAGCTTGGTGTCATCGGCGCCGTGCTCGTCGACGAGACCATGGAATCGGAACAGCCCATACTGAATCCGGTGGTCGTCAAGATCGAACCCACCTTGCCCTTTCCCCTTCTGAGTGGCGATGACGCTTGTCAGGCTATCGTACTCTTCGTTCTCGTTGACCGCGTGCATCGACTTTCCGGGCGAAAACTGTACGGGTCCAGTAAAGTGGTCCGGGAGGTGCTTCGCATACTTGTTGTCCGTGTCGACCGACATCGTTGCGCCGAAGTATCGGACGTCAGCACTATTAGCAAGGAAATCCCCGAAGACAGCATCTCGGAACCGGTCTGCTTCCTCGTCCTCGTCGAGGTCGTAGTCGTCTAGGTCGATGGCCTTCAGTCGGTCCTCAAGGAGCTGCTTGCGTGTGTACTGTTCGCCATTCTCCTGGACGTTTCGGATGTAGACACCATGCCCATCGTCGTCCAGTTGGTCTCGGAGGTATCGCTTGAGACGGACGTCGGTGACGATTGCCTGTTGTGTCTGTGGGTCAATCCGCGGTCGGTTCGACCCGCTCAACGGGTTCCCGTTGGGGTTTGCGTCGACGGCGTCGTACAGGAAAACGATTTCAGAACGATTCTTGACGGTGTCAGTGGTGGTTTCAGACATTTTAGTTGTCCTCGTTGTTGTCAGCGGTGTTATTGGTCGATTTCTTACGGTCATTCATCCCATACGTGACTCCCAGCGCGTAGTAGAAGCGAAGGTCGTCCGTGTCGATCTCCCAGTCCTCGGGATCGGTTTCGAGGATTGTCTCACGGAGTTGGTCGACGATGTGGTCGAACTTCGTTCCACCATAGCTCACACCCTGCTTCTTCTCTTGTCGAGTGTAGGTGAGGGTCTTCGCGATTGCCTCCTGTGTGACCTTCTTCACTCGTGCTTGGGTGATCGACTTAACAGGGTACTGGTCAACGACGGTCGTCGACCGGCCCTCACTGTAATCTTGATAATTACCAACTGCGCCGACGAGCGCGCCAAGGAGGAACGCCCCACGGCGTTGGTCGGTTACAGGCGTGTCCGAATCCTGTGAAAGAGCGGGAGTGTCTTTGATGAACGATGCAAGTTTGGCGGTGGGGGTTCCCCCATCAGCTATCGCTGGTTCTGTTTGGTGCATGTTGGAATCGGGTATCTCGTAGGTTGGTTCTCTAGTAATCGGCTGCATGTGCTCGTCGTCTGCGTCCAGCAAGTCCAAGTCGGTCGACGCAAGTGCACACAACTGCGCAAACTGACCTGCAACTTGGAACGATGGGAATTCCTCGCCCTCTTCTGCGATGATTCGGTCTACGTACTCGCCGAGGAGTGTCTGGACGTTGATCGAGTCGCCACTCAGTACACTGACGAGCGCCCCAATCCGGGGGTCGTCCGCGCTCGCGTCGGTATCGTCACGCTTGGCGAACGTCTGTGCAAAGTACCAACCGTTCGAGACAGAATGAAGCCGAGATTCAGCGGGGACGAGTAGGTCCCATTTCTCGTGGGTTGGCATCGGTGCCGTCCAGTCGTCGTCAGAGTCGAATGCGGACGTCAGAACGATCGCATCGTGTGCTTGCTCGAGGGCAACCGGATACAGTAACCGGCCGTTCATCGACTCGCCGAAGACGTCGTACCGCGACATCTGGTGCGGCATCACAGCAGAGACGTAGAAGCGCAGTGTGTCGTCGCTAACTCCCACGTTGTTGTACATCTGCTCGACGGGTGTCATTCCGTCGTCGGCCGTCGCCGCCTGATGCAGCAACGCGTACAGCTTGATCGCCTTTTCGGGTGTTGGAGTTCCGAAAAAGTACGGCAAGCAGTATACTTTCGCCCCGAACGTCCGGTAGGTACACGCCTCGACAAACGTCTCGGAGTTCATCATCGTTACCGCGGCGTCTTCTGAGACCGGGTGAGTCCGCCACGCTTCATCTGGATCGAGTCCGGGAAACTTCTCCAGCTGCTTGCCGAGATAGTAGTTCTGCGGGTCTTCTGAAGTACCGACAGTCCGCGTTCGCTGGCCGGTGATGAGGTCTGTGGCCTTCCCGGATGAGTCGCTTGCTTGACCTTTTGAGACAAGCTTCGAGAGCTTCCGTCGACGCATTGCCTCGAGGAACACGTCAATGTCGCTGGGCCATCGGTACTCCTCATCTTCTGACCGGCGAACTTGGACGGTGAGGAGTGCAGTCGTCGATTCGCCACCGAGTTCCGCATCGACTGCCTCTTTGATTCGCTCGGCTACGTCTTCGTCGTCGCCCAAATTGGCAAGCTCATTGACGATCCAGCCCTGTTCGCTATTGGCAGCGGTTCCCTGGACGACGTCGTCAGTCGCCCACTTTGACAGCCGTTCGACAGCATATCGACCGAGTTTCTCTGGGTCACTATTGCGTCCTGCCTGGTGGGTGATGCTGTGGTCAATCCCGCGTGCGGCAGGATATTTTGAGTGAGCGACCTTTTCGACTCGGTCGTCAGTGTATCGTGTGACCCAGACAGGTCCGCGATCGTCGTCCGCGAGCTGGGACTCGTCGCCCGAAAGGTCAACCCGAACAACGATCAGACTGCCTTCGGTGTCGACGAGGTCGCCTGCTGCATCAGGTGTGAGGTACGGTGCGTATTGCCCGCCTCCAGCCGTCGCAAGCGTGTACAGCTTCCCGTAGAGGAACTGTAGCTTGCGAAGCGATGTAATCGGTGAGTCAGGGAGTTCATCGACGAGATCGCCCTCGTATGTCTGTTTGAACTCTTCAGGCTTGAGCATCTTCTCCCCCCTGCAGGATGTTGATGAAGCCCAGTCCCAGCGCGTTCTTTTCACCCAGTCCGGTGTCGAGCGCGAGGTTGAGGTGGCGGCGGTGGTCGTCGTCACGAACGGTGTAGCCGAACTTCCACTTGCTCAGGACGTACGTGAGTTCCTGGCCTTGTGAAACGGTCACTGGGATGGCGAACGTCTTGATCAACTCGTAGGAGTCGAACAAGTCGTACTCCGTGTCCGACGGTCCGGGGAGGTACTCTGGGCAGAACAGATTGTGCTTCTTGTCGAGGTTGTTCTCGAGTTGAGCTTTCAACGGCTCCATCGAGTGTTTTGGTCGCCAGAAGATTGCCTGGTCGCCCTCTTTTTCGATGCCGTAGTCAGCAGCACGCCACGGCGGGATTCGTACGAGGAGCCCCGTTCCGGACTCAATCGTGCCCGATGTTCCGGGCTCACCGACGTCTGGTGAGATACTGGTCATCTCGTCGATATGGAACGGCATCTCCCCGATGTTCAGTTCACGATTCGTGATGAAGTCTTCAGCCACCTCTGCGAGGAGGTCCTCTTGCGGGGCGGCGACGAGAAGCGTCCGCTCGTCTCCTTCCTCCATGTCGTACGGCGGGAATGGATTGCTGTAGCTGAACCCAACCGGACGGTTTGCGTCGTGGTATTGGTCGTACTTTGTATCCTGTAAGGCTCGCCAGAGGCGCCCTCGGAGCTTGTGGTGATACTTATTGTCGTAGGCAGCGTCGCGGCGAGCGCGCAGCCGAGTTAGTAGTCTCACTGTCTTGTTTTCGAGATGTTATTATCGAAGGATAATATCTGTTTCTCCGACACGTGTCGCGGTCTCGATGCAGAGGTTCGTCTCTCACAGAGTAAGGAGGGTGGATCATTCAGTCCCACAAGGGTTCGTCTGAAACTGTCGACAACTCGTTTCACCGCGCGTTCCCACTCGTAGCTTCAACCGCACAAGGGTTCGTCTGGAACAACGGCTCTCGGAGACCTCGATGCTAATTGGCGGGTGCTTCAACCCCACAAGCGTTCGTCTGAAACGCCGAACTCTACCGAGTGGCCGCAGGACGAGCACACGCTTCAACCCCACAAGGGTTCGTCTGAAACGGCGCGAGCTGACGGTGCCGGAACGTCGACTGGTCGCTTCAACCCCACGAGGGTTCGTCTGAAACAGTGAACGCCTCAAGCGGCAAATCGGCATGCGTGCGCTTCAACCCCACAAGGGTTCGTCTGTAACTGGCGGTGTTTTGATTCGAAGCATCTGCCGGTCGCGGCTTCAACCCCACAAGAGGTCGTCTGTAACACCACCTAGAATGTTCGGACTAGAACTTAACACAGAAGCTTCAACCCGACAAGCGTTCGTCTGTAACAACAACACGGCCAACGCGGGCGCAATAACAGATTAGCTTCAACCCCACGAGGGTTCGTCTGAAACACGGGCGGACGGTGATGTCAAGCTGTGGACCTCGGTAGCCTCAACCCCAGAAGGGGTTCGTCTGAAACAAGCGAACCCGCCACGATGAGGACAGCACTCTTGATGCTTCAACCCCACAAAGGGTCGTCTGTAACTGCGGCACACTCGCCGCCGACGTAGTAGCGTACCTGCTTCAACCGCACAAGGGTTCGTCTGAAACCTGCTTCACGATGTTGTGCGCCTCGTCGCAGGACACGCTTCAACGCCACAAGGGTTCGTCTGTAACTCATGCCGCGCCCCCTTGCTTGCTCATCATCTGACTGCTTCAACCCCATAAGGGTTCGTCTAGAACATCGGTGGCCGATGCACCCCTAAGATCATCAACGTCGCTTCAACCCCACAACGGGTCGTCTGAAATCCGTCGAACAGATGGATGTGCGTCTGCCACGTGCCGCTTCAACCCCACGAGGGTTCGTCTGAAAACTGCAGCAGCGACCCAGGTATCACACTCTTGTAGTCGCTTCAACCCCACGAGGGTTCGTCTGAAACAATGAATCTCTCATTCGTCGGATTGGCGGCACCAAGCTTCAACCGCACAAGGGTTCGTCTGAAACGCGGTTGCGGCCGTAGCAAGAGAGTGGCATCGAACGGGCTTCAACCGCACAAGGGTTCGTCTGAAACCGGCACGAACGCAGTCATTGAGGTATCGTTTAACGAGCTTCAACCGCACAAGGGTTCGTCTGAAACTATTCACAGTGACGGGTGAGACCCCGTCAGCAAGTTTGCTTCAACCGCACAAGGGTTCGTCTGAAACGAGAACTTCTCGTTCGCTGTTCCCGGCACGCTTGAGAGCTTCAACCGCACAAGAGTTCGTCTGAAACCACCCGCCGACCATGACTCGGCGCTCGTGTAGTGCTTCAACCGCACAAGGGTTCGTCTGAAACATGCACCCAGCATCCGCAACGTGAACACGACGAGTGCTTCAACCGCACAAGGGTTCGTCTGAAACACTCGTGGTCGCCGAGGAGTCGCTGGTAGGAGTTGACGCTTCAACCGCACAAGGGTTCGTCTGAAACTACTGAATGTTATCGGTTCGTCTACCCACGGGGGTTGCTTCAACCGCACAAGGGTTCGTCTGAAACCGCCCCGCGGACCAGTTGGCCCACGGACCTGTTTCTGCTTCAACCGCACAAGGGTTCGTCTGAAACGCTCGTCTCCGACTCCGACCGTGGTGACGGTATCCGCTTCAACCGCACAAGGGTTCGTCTGAAACTCTTCGAGGAAGAGGCCGAAGTTCTCAATGCCTCGCTTCAACCGCACAAGGGTTCGTCTGAAACCAGCCAATCCCGTCTTGCCCGGACATTCCAGCGCCGGCTTCAACCGCACAAGGGTTCGTCTGAAACTCTGGGAGTTGTTTCTTTGGAAGCGTAGCATCATCAGGCTTCAA is drawn from Haloferax litoreum and contains these coding sequences:
- the cas5b gene encoding type I-B CRISPR-associated protein Cas5b; protein product: MPEDHERHQLSTAGGDWQDRCLSLTIRGPWAHFRRVEGNIVKQTYRVIPRTTVAGLLAAMLGIGRDQYYELFGPDQSLIAIEPVQPLRTINMPMNTLSTATEHLHSFNSRGKISVKLPDPSKPRQQHNYEVLVDPAYRIDISLADRGRYAELREMLAAGKSHYIPSLGLSEYLADVEYHGEFDIERGYGGDDSIVEVDSTIPNGVERVIPQADIRFEAEESPAFMTTDSGGRTTSGFAAYAYSPDAEALSVRDVEAARVDGRTVVFT
- the cas7b gene encoding type I-B CRISPR-associated protein Cas7/Csh2, yielding MSETTTDTVKNRSEIVFLYDAVDANPNGNPLSGSNRPRIDPQTQQAIVTDVRLKRYLRDQLDDDGHGVYIRNVQENGEQYTRKQLLEDRLKAIDLDDYDLDEDEEADRFRDAVFGDFLANSADVRYFGATMSVDTDNKYAKHLPDHFTGPVQFSPGKSMHAVNENEEYDSLTSVIATQKGKGQGGFDLDDHRIQYGLFRFHGLVDEHGADDTKLSVADVERLDTLCWRSIKNQTISRSKVGQEPRLYCRVEYAEESFHLGGLDRDLTLDEAGSKDDEELRDVRDLAVSVDEFVDRLAGAADRIEQVHVVASDVLQVTYDGELGTQELLYEALEEAVGTDSVHVIDVYDEHTETLPEAVDAE
- the cas8b gene encoding type I-B CRISPR-associated protein Cas8b/Csh1 codes for the protein MLKPEEFKQTYEGDLVDELPDSPITSLRKLQFLYGKLYTLATAGGGQYAPYLTPDAAGDLVDTEGSLIVVRVDLSGDESQLADDDRGPVWVTRYTDDRVEKVAHSKYPAARGIDHSITHQAGRNSDPEKLGRYAVERLSKWATDDVVQGTAANSEQGWIVNELANLGDDEDVAERIKEAVDAELGGESTTALLTVQVRRSEDEEYRWPSDIDVFLEAMRRRKLSKLVSKGQASDSSGKATDLITGQRTRTVGTSEDPQNYYLGKQLEKFPGLDPDEAWRTHPVSEDAAVTMMNSETFVEACTYRTFGAKVYCLPYFFGTPTPEKAIKLYALLHQAATADDGMTPVEQMYNNVGVSDDTLRFYVSAVMPHQMSRYDVFGESMNGRLLYPVALEQAHDAIVLTSAFDSDDDWTAPMPTHEKWDLLVPAESRLHSVSNGWYFAQTFAKRDDTDASADDPRIGALVSVLSGDSINVQTLLGEYVDRIIAEEGEEFPSFQVAGQFAQLCALASTDLDLLDADDEHMQPITREPTYEIPDSNMHQTEPAIADGGTPTAKLASFIKDTPALSQDSDTPVTDQRRGAFLLGALVGAVGNYQDYSEGRSTTVVDQYPVKSITQARVKKVTQEAIAKTLTYTRQEKKQGVSYGGTKFDHIVDQLRETILETDPEDWEIDTDDLRFYYALGVTYGMNDRKKSTNNTADNNEDN
- the cas6 gene encoding CRISPR-associated endoribonuclease Cas6; the encoded protein is MRLLTRLRARRDAAYDNKYHHKLRGRLWRALQDTKYDQYHDANRPVGFSYSNPFPPYDMEEGDERTLLVAAPQEDLLAEVAEDFITNRELNIGEMPFHIDEMTSISPDVGEPGTSGTIESGTGLLVRIPPWRAADYGIEKEGDQAIFWRPKHSMEPLKAQLENNLDKKHNLFCPEYLPGPSDTEYDLFDSYELIKTFAIPVTVSQGQELTYVLSKWKFGYTVRDDDHRRHLNLALDTGLGEKNALGLGFINILQGGEDAQA